The following are encoded in a window of Cycloclasticus pugetii PS-1 genomic DNA:
- a CDS encoding Na(+)/H(+) antiporter subunit B has protein sequence MKHNLILRVVSKFLIPLILLFALYVQFHGDFGPGGGFQAGVIFSAAIILYALVFGVDNAKAVISPYVLRLLASLGVLIYAGTGVAALILGGNYLEYSVLGATQIAGQHLGILVIELGVGITVMSVMLLMFFTFAERGRPNLKSEPESGLE, from the coding sequence GTGAAGCATAATTTAATTTTACGGGTTGTTTCAAAATTCCTTATCCCCCTTATTTTGCTGTTCGCACTTTATGTTCAGTTCCATGGCGATTTTGGCCCTGGTGGTGGTTTTCAAGCGGGGGTGATTTTTAGCGCAGCAATTATTTTATATGCGTTAGTCTTTGGCGTAGATAATGCAAAAGCAGTGATTTCACCGTATGTTCTTCGCCTTCTTGCCAGTTTAGGTGTATTAATTTATGCAGGAACGGGTGTAGCGGCATTAATCTTAGGTGGTAATTATTTAGAATACAGCGTGCTAGGGGCTACGCAAATAGCGGGTCAGCATCTTGGTATCTTGGTCATTGAGTTGGGTGTGGGTATCACCGTAATGTCTGTGATGTTGCTAATGTTTTTTACGTTTGCTGAACGCGGCAGACCAAACTTAAAATCAGAGCCTGAGTCAGGATTGGAATAA
- a CDS encoding monovalent cation/H+ antiporter subunit D family protein, with amino-acid sequence MIESHLSLLLVVLPLMAAPIIAVLPNGRLPWAVSTIVSWSVFYMAAWQLINVSTGHTISYELGGWAPPWGIEYRIDAANALVALVVSGIAALTLPYALKSVIKEIPEKQHALFYTAFMLCLTGLLGIAQTGDIFNLFVFLEISSLSSYALISLGRQRQALTAAYQYLIMGTIGATFFIIGVGLLYAMTGTLNMADLSQRLPELYNHRTIHTAFAFIMVGFALKLALFPLHLWLPNAYTYAPTVVSIFLAATATKVAVYVMLRMVFSVFGFSFIENTPADELFILLCVMGILSMSFYAIYQKDSKRLLAYSSVAQIGYMMLGIGLGSVLGVTATMVHLFNHALMKGALFMAIGALVYRVSSSRLEHFSGLGKQMPWTFGAIVIGGLSLIGVPGTAGFISKWYLVLAAIEKQNWFIVGVILTGSLLAVVYVWKLVEVLYFNVADKPQQGQISATEAPLMMLIPMWVLVLANVYFGFNTELTVGTAEQAVKLLLPGASE; translated from the coding sequence ATGATAGAAAGCCACCTAAGTCTACTGTTAGTTGTTTTACCTTTAATGGCAGCACCTATTATAGCGGTGCTACCAAATGGCCGTTTGCCTTGGGCCGTTAGTACGATAGTGAGCTGGTCAGTTTTTTATATGGCGGCTTGGCAATTAATCAATGTCAGCACAGGGCATACGATCAGTTATGAACTTGGTGGCTGGGCTCCTCCTTGGGGTATTGAGTACCGTATTGATGCGGCAAATGCACTGGTTGCCTTGGTGGTTTCTGGTATTGCTGCGCTAACCTTACCCTACGCATTAAAAAGCGTTATTAAGGAGATTCCAGAGAAGCAGCACGCGCTTTTTTATACGGCGTTTATGTTGTGTTTGACCGGTTTATTGGGTATTGCGCAAACAGGCGATATATTTAATTTGTTTGTCTTTTTAGAAATTTCGTCTTTATCATCATATGCATTAATAAGTTTGGGTAGGCAACGTCAGGCATTGACGGCGGCTTATCAATATCTAATTATGGGGACGATTGGAGCAACATTCTTTATTATTGGGGTGGGTTTACTCTATGCGATGACTGGCACGCTTAATATGGCGGATTTATCGCAACGGTTACCAGAGTTATATAACCATCGTACTATTCATACCGCTTTTGCATTTATTATGGTGGGCTTTGCATTAAAGTTAGCCTTGTTTCCATTACACCTTTGGTTACCTAATGCTTACACTTATGCGCCGACGGTTGTGTCTATTTTTCTTGCAGCGACGGCAACAAAGGTTGCAGTTTATGTCATGTTACGTATGGTATTTTCAGTGTTTGGCTTTTCGTTTATTGAAAATACACCAGCGGATGAGTTGTTTATATTGTTATGCGTAATGGGTATTTTATCGATGTCATTTTATGCCATTTACCAGAAAGACAGTAAACGCTTACTGGCATACTCTAGTGTGGCTCAAATTGGTTATATGATGCTGGGTATAGGCTTAGGAAGTGTCCTAGGTGTTACGGCAACTATGGTGCATTTATTTAACCACGCCTTAATGAAGGGAGCTTTATTTATGGCAATCGGTGCCTTAGTTTATAGAGTCAGTTCTAGTCGCCTTGAGCACTTTTCTGGGTTAGGTAAGCAAATGCCGTGGACCTTTGGGGCGATTGTGATAGGCGGGCTTAGTTTAATTGGCGTGCCCGGTACGGCAGGTTTTATTTCTAAATGGTATTTAGTACTGGCGGCGATTGAAAAACAGAATTGGTTTATTGTTGGTGTAATCTTAACGGGTTCGTTGTTGGCCGTTGTGTATGTTTGGAAGCTCGTTGAAGTACTCTACTTCAACGTAGCTGATAAACCACAACAAGGGCAAATAAGTGCAACAGAGGCACCATTAATGATGCTAATCCCCATGTGGGTATTGGTATTGGCTAATGTGTATTTTGGTTTTAATACTGAGCTGACCGTGGGTACGGCAGAGCAGGCGGTTAAATTATTGCTTCCAGGTGCTAGCGAATGA
- a CDS encoding monovalent cation/H+ antiporter subunit D family protein has translation MIGLAGEQIIQLAILMPLVASVLIVLAGKKPNLREAITLITAVMVALLVMTLAGQVNAGERPSFDVFEVIPGINISFSVEPLGMLFALVASILWLVTSIYAIGYMRGHHEKNQTRFYAAFAIAIASTLAAAFSGNMFTLFLCYEILTLSTYPLVTHAGTKEAKRSGRIYLGILLGTSIGFQLLAILLTWSVTGTLDFKDGGILAGKLDPAYAGILYALFVFGVGKAAIMPFHKWLPAAMVAPTPVSALLHAVAVVKTGVFAILKVTIYIFGSDFITSSGAGDWLIWFAAVTILLSSLIAMTKDNLKARLAYSTISQLSYIVLGALVAVEMSLIGASMHIAMHAFAKITLFFAAGAILVAAHKKDISDMDGLGRVMPITFAAFTIGSLSIIGLPPFGGMWSKWYLALGMVQTEQWVLLTVLMLSSLLNIAYLLPISVRAFFAKPKEGVVYTQIKEAPISMLMAIGFTSLACIVLFFYSDPFYNLAVDAATGR, from the coding sequence ATGATCGGCTTAGCAGGCGAGCAAATAATCCAATTAGCTATCTTAATGCCGCTAGTGGCGTCAGTTTTAATTGTGTTAGCGGGTAAAAAACCTAATCTTCGTGAAGCAATAACACTCATTACAGCCGTGATGGTTGCTCTATTAGTGATGACACTTGCTGGCCAAGTGAACGCTGGTGAGCGACCAAGTTTTGATGTGTTTGAAGTGATTCCTGGCATCAATATTAGTTTTTCAGTAGAACCGTTAGGGATGTTGTTTGCCTTGGTGGCGAGTATTTTGTGGCTAGTAACCTCCATTTATGCGATCGGTTATATGCGAGGTCACCATGAAAAGAACCAAACACGCTTTTATGCCGCATTTGCCATTGCCATTGCTAGTACGCTAGCGGCAGCATTTTCTGGCAATATGTTTACCTTATTTCTTTGCTATGAAATATTAACGCTATCAACCTATCCACTTGTTACGCATGCGGGTACTAAAGAAGCAAAACGCAGTGGCCGTATCTATTTGGGTATTCTTTTGGGAACCTCTATTGGTTTTCAGTTGTTGGCTATTTTACTGACTTGGTCAGTAACGGGTACGCTTGATTTTAAAGATGGCGGTATTTTGGCTGGTAAGCTAGATCCTGCCTATGCTGGTATTCTGTATGCCTTGTTTGTTTTCGGTGTTGGTAAAGCGGCTATCATGCCATTCCATAAATGGTTACCTGCCGCGATGGTTGCACCTACGCCAGTCAGTGCTTTGTTACATGCTGTTGCCGTTGTGAAAACGGGTGTATTTGCGATCCTTAAAGTGACGATTTATATTTTTGGTAGTGATTTTATTACAAGCTCAGGAGCCGGTGATTGGCTTATTTGGTTTGCCGCAGTAACTATCTTATTGTCCTCATTGATTGCAATGACTAAGGATAACCTTAAAGCACGTTTAGCGTATTCAACCATCAGCCAACTCAGTTACATTGTATTGGGCGCACTGGTGGCTGTTGAGATGAGCTTAATCGGCGCATCTATGCATATTGCAATGCATGCATTTGCGAAAATCACCTTGTTTTTTGCTGCAGGGGCTATTTTAGTAGCAGCGCATAAAAAGGATATTAGTGATATGGACGGTTTAGGCCGTGTGATGCCGATCACTTTTGCCGCATTTACTATTGGCAGTTTGAGTATTATTGGTCTACCTCCTTTTGGTGGCATGTGGAGTAAGTGGTATTTAGCATTAGGTATGGTGCAAACTGAACAATGGGTATTGTTAACTGTTTTAATGCTTAGTTCATTACTTAACATCGCATATCTATTACCAATATCAGTGCGTGCGTTTTTTGCAAAACCTAAAGAAGGTGTGGTGTATACACAGATAAAAGAGGCGCCCATCAGTATGTTAATGGCTATAGGGTTTACATCACTCGCTTGTATCGTTTTGTTTTTTTATTCTGACCCATTTTATAACCTCGCTGTAGATGCAGCGACGGGTCGTTAG
- a CDS encoding cation:proton antiporter subunit C — protein sequence MEMILGHYNYWLVIVIMMAGFYTVISHGNLIKKIVGLNIFQVSVFLLYISISNVEGGAVPIIEKGVDLYSNPLPHVLILTAIVVGVATTALGLALVIRIKEAYGTIEEDDIHRQDQSL from the coding sequence ATGGAGATGATTCTTGGGCATTATAATTACTGGTTGGTCATTGTTATTATGATGGCTGGGTTTTATACCGTTATTAGTCATGGCAATTTGATAAAAAAAATTGTTGGCTTGAATATTTTTCAGGTCTCAGTTTTTTTGCTTTATATCAGCATTAGTAATGTAGAAGGCGGTGCGGTACCGATTATAGAAAAGGGCGTCGATCTTTACTCTAATCCCTTGCCTCATGTATTAATTCTGACGGCTATTGTGGTCGGTGTGGCAACAACTGCCTTGGGTTTAGCGCTTGTCATTCGAATCAAAGAAGCGTATGGCACTATCGAAGAAGATGATATTCATCGTCAGGATCAATCATTATGA